In Gammaproteobacteria bacterium, the genomic window AACCTTTCTAGGAGCATTGTTATGAGAAAAATCGTTCTGGCTCTGCTGTGTGCGTTTGCCCTTAACGCGCAGGCGGCGCCGACCTTTTCCGAGGGTGAGGAGTACGATCGCATCTTGCCACCGGCGCCTACCAGTGTGCCCCCCGACAAGGTCGAAGTCGCCGAAGTGTTCTGGTACGGCTGCCCGCACTGTTACGATTTCGAGCCTTATCTCGAAAAATGGGAGCAGTCAAAACCTGAAGCTGTCGAACTGGTGCGCCTGCCGGCGACACTGAATCCAAGCTGGCTCGGACATGCACGCGCCTACTATGCACTGGAAATCATGGGTGAGGTACCACGGGTACATAAGGCCTTTTTCCAGGCGATCCACGAGCAAGGCAGATTGCTCACGGACTTAGACTCGATAACCCGATTTCTGGCTCAGCAAGGTGTGGACGAGGCTG contains:
- a CDS encoding thiol:disulfide interchange protein DsbA/DsbL, which encodes MRKIVLALLCAFALNAQAAPTFSEGEEYDRILPPAPTSVPPDKVEVAEVFWYGCPHCYDFEPYLEKWEQSKPEAVELVRLPATLNPSWLGHARAYYALEIMGEVPRVHKAFFQAIHEQGRLLTDLDSITRFLAQQGVDEAAFRKAYNSREAKTRLQRADELQRSYMITGVPSVIVDGQYLTSASQAGSYENMLAVIDHLVAMEAGAGGE